A window from Ignavibacteriota bacterium encodes these proteins:
- a CDS encoding helix-turn-helix transcriptional regulator, translating to MIIKGKEFVINVEGQIFHCAMDLTMKYIGGKWKTIVLWYLKNKTYRFGELKKQIPDITEKMLSLQLKSLEEDGLIKREVFAEVPLRVEYSLTEFGKTLVPILNEISKWGRNLGETKGKIVEAKP from the coding sequence ATGATAATAAAAGGAAAAGAATTTGTTATTAATGTTGAAGGACAAATATTTCATTGTGCAATGGATTTAACAATGAAATATATTGGCGGAAAATGGAAGACAATTGTTTTGTGGTATTTAAAAAATAAAACTTACCGATTTGGGGAATTGAAAAAGCAAATTCCGGATATAACTGAAAAAATGTTGAGCTTACAGTTAAAATCTCTAGAAGAAGATGGTTTAATAAAAAGAGAAGTTTTTGCTGAAGTTCCTTTGCGTGTTGAATATTCTTTAACGGAATTTGGAAAAACACTAGTTCCAATTTTAAATGAAATATCAAAATGGGGAAGAAATTTAGGTGAAACAAAAGGAAAAATTGTAGAAGCTAAACCGTAA
- a CDS encoding NAD(P)-binding domain-containing protein, producing MKITVLGTGVVGQVISEKLIELGHEVFIGTRDINNTLSKTNKDNFGRPPFSEWIKINNTAKLESYSTAAKSGELIINAANGSGTLDALKLCGEENLSGKILIDISNPLDFSKGMPPTLTICNTDSLGEQIQKMLPNSKVVKTLNTLNAYLMVNPSIISGDHNLFLSGNDKSAKEEVMKLLISFGWKDSNIIDLGDITTARGTEMLLPIWIRLWGALGTPEFNFHIVRK from the coding sequence ATGAAAATAACAGTTTTAGGAACTGGAGTTGTAGGACAAGTAATTTCAGAAAAATTAATAGAACTTGGTCATGAAGTTTTTATTGGAACAAGGGATATTAATAACACTTTATCAAAAACAAATAAGGATAATTTCGGAAGACCTCCTTTTTCAGAATGGATCAAAATTAATAACACAGCAAAATTGGAAAGTTATTCTACCGCCGCAAAATCAGGAGAATTAATTATAAATGCTGCAAACGGCTCTGGAACTTTAGATGCATTAAAACTTTGCGGTGAAGAAAATTTATCAGGCAAAATTTTAATCGATATTTCAAATCCGCTAGATTTTTCCAAAGGAATGCCGCCAACATTAACAATCTGCAATACTGATTCATTGGGAGAGCAAATTCAGAAAATGTTACCCAATTCAAAAGTTGTAAAAACACTAAATACTTTAAATGCATATTTGATGGTAAATCCCTCAATAATTTCCGGCGATCATAATTTATTTTTAAGCGGAAACGATAAATCTGCAAAAGAAGAGGTTATGAAATTGTTGATTTCATTTGGATGGAAAGATTCAAATATTATTGATTTAGGTGATATTACTACAGCTCGCGGAACTGAAATGCTTCTTCCAATTTGGATAAGATTATGGGGAGCTTTGGGAACTCCGGAATTTAATTTTCATATTGTTAGGAAATAA
- a CDS encoding MFS transporter, protein METSNKSKLSQVLNTTVLVSALGYFVDIYDLILFGIVRVPSLTELGYAGEGLIKNGVFLLNMQMTGMLIGGIFWGIYGDKKGRLSVLFGSIFLYSIANIANAFVTNIEMYAFLRLLAGIGLAGELGAAVTLISEILPKELRGYGTAIVATIGVSGAIGAAIVAEIFTWQTSYIIGGILGLILLVMRIKMFESGMYKTIKDSNVSKGNFIKLFTSKERFLRYLNCILIGLPIWYVVGVLITFSPEFGKVLGAKDNISAGQAIMFTYIGLIFGDFASGFLSQYLKSRKKIIIMFITLTFVFILVYLFSSNFTSTYFYGLCVALGIAIGYWAVFVTIASEQFGTNIRSTVTTTVPNFIRGSVVPITFLFEFLRGSFGMIYSALIVGILSVIIAIVSAYHLKETFGNDLNYVEDI, encoded by the coding sequence ATGGAAACATCAAATAAAAGTAAATTATCACAAGTATTAAATACAACTGTTCTTGTTTCTGCGCTTGGATATTTTGTTGATATTTATGATTTAATACTTTTCGGAATTGTTCGTGTTCCAAGCTTAACAGAATTGGGTTATGCCGGAGAAGGTTTAATTAAAAACGGTGTTTTTCTTTTAAATATGCAAATGACTGGAATGTTAATAGGCGGAATTTTTTGGGGAATTTACGGTGATAAAAAGGGAAGACTTTCGGTTTTATTCGGATCAATTTTTCTTTACTCAATTGCAAATATTGCAAATGCTTTTGTTACAAATATTGAAATGTATGCTTTCTTAAGATTGCTTGCTGGAATTGGATTAGCTGGAGAACTAGGAGCTGCAGTAACATTAATTAGTGAAATTCTTCCCAAAGAATTACGTGGTTACGGAACTGCTATTGTTGCTACAATCGGAGTTAGCGGTGCAATTGGCGCTGCAATTGTTGCGGAAATTTTTACTTGGCAAACTTCATATATAATCGGCGGAATTCTTGGATTGATTTTATTAGTTATGCGAATTAAAATGTTTGAATCCGGAATGTATAAAACAATTAAAGATTCTAATGTTTCAAAAGGAAATTTCATTAAACTTTTTACTTCAAAAGAAAGATTTTTAAGGTACTTAAATTGCATTTTAATTGGATTGCCGATTTGGTACGTTGTTGGTGTGCTTATAACTTTTTCGCCGGAGTTTGGAAAAGTTCTTGGAGCAAAAGATAATATTTCTGCTGGACAAGCAATTATGTTTACTTACATCGGATTAATTTTTGGAGATTTTGCAAGCGGATTTTTAAGTCAGTATTTAAAGAGCAGAAAAAAAATTATTATAATGTTTATTACACTTACATTTGTTTTTATTTTGGTTTATTTATTTTCTTCAAATTTTACATCAACATATTTTTATGGATTATGTGTTGCTCTCGGTATTGCAATTGGATATTGGGCAGTTTTTGTAACAATTGCATCGGAACAATTTGGAACAAATATCAGATCAACTGTAACAACAACGGTTCCCAATTTTATTCGCGGGTCGGTTGTTCCAATAACATTTTTGTTTGAATTTTTACGCGGATCTTTCGGAATGATTTACAGCGCATTAATTGTTGGAATTTTGAGCGTAATTATTGCAATTGTTTCTGCATATCATTTAAAAGAAACTTTTGGCAATGATCTTAATTATGTGGAAGATATTTAA